The genome window ACGGCGAACGCGTCCGGTCCGATGGGTGTGGTCGGTCCCGAAGATCCGCCGCTGCCGCAGGCTGAACAGAGCAGGGCGATGAGCGTGAGTGCCGTTATGGTCTTGGCCATTGCGAGTAGCTGATTAGTTGCTGGTTTCACGAGTTCCTGACGAAGGTCGCGCCAACGCACCGGGTCCGGCGTCCACGCTCGTGAACATGATCTCAATTGAATCGCGGACGCCGTCGGCGTAGGCCATCAGCCATCCCAAACCTGCGACCGTATCGGCGGTCAGCGTATCGAGCGCCACGCCGTCGGCGGTGTAGATTGTCCCGGCGGCGAGCGTACCCATCGGATTCAGCAGGATAATCCGCGTCGAGTCCGCCACGGGTTCTCCGTTGACGCGATACTCGACGAAGATCGTCATCGTTGAGACGCCGTCGGCCGGAATCGCGTCGGGCAGCGCTTCGACCGACAGCACGCGCGTATCTTGCGTATTCGGCTGTTCATCTTGCGAGGCGGTCGGCGACGTGCAGGACACGACAGTCAGGAGCAGCGCGTAAAGCAGGAGGACTCTCATTCGCCGTCCTCGCGCGGCGGCAAGGCCAGCGCCACTTCGCGGCCTGCATTGCGATAGGCCAGCAGGGTGATTTCGCGGGTTTGGGCCACGCTGATTTTTTCGTCTTCAATCGTCGAGAGCAGCGGGCTTTTGACGCCGTCATTCATCATGGCGGTGGCGAGCACGGTGCGCTCGGGATAGGCGGTCTGCTCGAACAGGTCCACCAGTTGCACGCGCAGTTTGCAGGCCGCTTCGAGTTTCGGCTGTGCGACGAGCATCGGAATGCCCAGGCCACGGTCACGAGTGACTGTTTCGTCTTCGACGTGCGTGATCAACAGCCAGCGGACGTTGGGATAGGCCGCGTGCAGAGCCGCCATCGAATTCCAGAAGCTCGCGCGGTTCATCTCGTCAAACGGAAGACCGGGCCGGTCCAGCGATTCGAGCGGCACCACATATTCAAAAGCGGGCGCGAGTCCTTCGCGCAGTTCGTTCCAGAGTTCTTGATTACCAGCCATTGGTGATTCGGCCAGCGGCGGCGGCAGCATGATCGCGCCGGTTCGCAGCGGCGCCGACTTCGGCATAGGTCGCGGCGGGAACACCGAGCGCGGCATGCGGCTGGTGAAGCTGAGTCCGACGGCTCCGCCCATCAGCGGGTCGCTTTCGAGTTCGGCATAGATTCCCGGATGCAGCGCGAAGCCCCACGGCAATTGATGTCCAATCCGGCGCGCAGCGCTTCCTGGTGTCGGGCAGCTTGCCCACGCGGGTGATGGATTGCGCATAGCCCATCGAGGCGCCGATGCGCTTGCCGAACGGCATCAGCGCGAAGTTCATCCCCAGCGCAAGGCCTGTTCACTATTGTCCGAGGTCCCAAAGTAGCCCAGATAGCCGCTGAGTTCCGCGGCGCGGCCCGGGGTCCAGGCTCCGCCGAGTGCGAACTGTCCGGCGGTTTGCTCTAAGGAGAAGGCGGGCAGGCTGACGACGGCATTGGTGGTGGAGTCGTAGTAGCTCTGGCCATCCCGGAAGCCTGTCGGCAGAAGCAGGTGACCGCTGACGCCGAGGCTGAGCTTATCCTTATAAGAGAGCGGCCACAGTGCCAGCCCGACGCGCATGTCTTCGGCACCGTTTTGGAACGCGCCGTGTCCTGATACATCTCTTGAGCCTGATGCCAGATCGAGGGCCAGACCGCGCGCCACACCCAGTTCGAACCGGATGCCGAGGCGTTGGTCGTCCCACGTGTCATTGGTCAATTGTGCCCCAAATCCGCTCAACCGGAAGTGCCCGGCAGGGACAGGTTTGCCCCCTGCGGATAGGTCGGGACGCGCCCCGGAGGGCCAACTTAGGGCCTCCAAGGAGCCGACCAAGAGAAGTAGAATTAAAATTTTAGCTTTCATGTGACTCGGTATAACAGATGCCACAGCACCTTCTGCCGGACTTCAACAACGCAACCCTCATGCCACCCGCCAGCGTAGATGCTGGACCCGTTGCCGCTGGCGCGTTGCGCTTAGGGAGGGTGAGTTTTGAGGGGAGGCTGTAAGTTGGGAAAGAACAGGGCGGCGCTAACAATGGTCGGAACGGAGGGTGATGGGAAACAGGGGGTTGGTTTTGGGGGTGTGAACGGGGTGCGAGAGGATTGGGTGGGGTCGGGGCGGGTTACGGGCAGGGTATAATATATGAACATTTGTTCAATGTGTCAAGGAGGAAAAGAAACGGGCGGCCTTTGGGGCCGCCCGGGAGAAAAGTATGAGTTATGAAATCGGAAGTATGAAGGCGGAGGGTTTGTCATCCCGTTAGGGATCTATTCAAAGTAGGTTACCAATACAGGCGTTCGCGCACAACACAAGATTCCTACGGACTGACAAGCGAAGAGACGGGTGAAAACGGAAGACGGGGCATCCGTGGCGGATGCCGAGGCGAAACCCTTATCTAAAACGTGTTGCTACTTCCGCTTGTCGCCGATGACTTGGTATTCAAGTGTGCCTGATCTATGAAATACGTGCCAGATCTTACTACACGTATGCTGTTGTAATCATTGTCGTCCGTAAACTCAAGTTGCCAGATTCGAATTCTACCAGTATCCCCAGATTTCTCAAAGAACACGGGCACAACTTCTTTACCAGTCTCGATCTTCCATTGCCTATACGGGTAATACATTTGTCTGATTATGACGTTCGCGAGCCTCGAATCTTTTGCTTCTATCAAGACTATCTTTGATTTTCCTTCATAGCCCGCATCAACTTCGGTTTGAACACCCTTTGTGTCAATCTTGTATTTTCCGACATTTAATGAAAATGCAGGTGTGAACTTTCTGCCTCTTATTGTCAATACGAGAGAGTCATCTTTCATAAAAGTTCGGATCAAGATTGGTCGTGTAACCAAGATCAACATATTGGATTTCAGAATCGCCAAAAGATGGACTTAGGAATGCAGTTCAATCTTCGAGCGGTATGTTTCTCCTTCGGCAATGGATTTCTGGTAAGTCAAATCCTTCACGCTTGATTAAAGCAAAGTGCCCATTCTCCGTCGGCAGGATAAACAGGCCGTTCTCCTGAAAGAACTTGGGTCGGTCTTCACGAGAGTCGTGTTTGCACAGGATTCTTACTTCTCTCTCTGCGGTCTTCTCAAGTTGCTTGACAGCCTGTTTGATATCTTTACCCGTAATCAAGAAAGGTTGTTGGGAGAAATCATGCTTCGGTCAATCTCATATTTCTCAATGATCATCCCCCAAGCAGTATCTTGCGACCTCTTTTGCGGCATCGCACTTTTGCTTGTCTCCCCAATGTAGGCAATAGTAGTCTTCGGTTTAGTGGCCTCTTTCTTCGGGCCCTTTGCTTTGGCCTGCGTAGCTTTTTGCATGATGGCTCTAACTCGGTCATCTCCTATACTCGCCCCAAATTCAATAGAAATTTCACTGCATCTGCTTTTTCAGCCTCTTCACCGACAAATCCAGATACTTCTTTTCCATATCCATCCCCACAAACTGTCTCCCACTCCCCACCGCCGCCAAGCCGGTGGTACTGCTACCCGTAAACGGGTCGAGGATGAGTGCGCCTTGGTGGGTTGAGGCGAGGACGATGCGGCGCAGGAGTTCGAGCGGTTTTTGCGTGGGATGTTTGCCGAAGGTTTTTTCTTCGCGCGGCGGTGTGCCGATGGCCCAGACGGAGCGCATCTGCTTGCCGGGTTTCTTCATGAAGTCCTTGCCCCATTTGCCTTCGCGCATCTCTTTGTAGTTGAAAACGTGCTTGGCCTTGTCGGACTTGCGCGCCCACAGGAGCGTTTCGTGGCTGGCCGTGAAGAAGCGGCAGGAAAGATTGGGCGAGGCATTCGGCTTAAACCACGTGATATCGTTCAAGAGTTTGTAGCCCTTGAGTTGCAGCGCATAGCCGCACGCATAAATCGAGTGGTAGGTGCCGCTAATCCAGATTGTGCCTTCGGGTTTTAAGACACGCTTGCAGGCCTCAATCCATTCGAGATGAAACTGAAAATCGGCGGCGAGACCCTGACTCTTGTCCCACTTGCCCTTGTTGACGCTGGCGCGTTTGCCCGCGTGGACCGTGAAGCCGTCATTCGAGAGCATATAGGGCGGATCGGCGAAGACCATATCGAAATGGTTTTCGGGAAATTGCGCCAATAGGTCGCGGCAGTCGCCCTGCAAGAGGCAGAAGCCGTGCTCATTGAAGTAGGGCGAAATGGTCATCGGCAGCTCCACGGCACGGGACGGGAACAGCAAAGCGGGAGCGTGTCCGTTGGTGGACAGCTTCCGGGGTTTGCCTTCCTTGCGTTCTTTCCTGCCAATAATCTGGTCGGAAAGCTCCGTGTGTACTGCCTTGGCCACTGCTCTCTAACTTCTTGATTTTGATCATATTGATCGTAGCGAAATTTGATCAGATGATCAACTCGGATTGGGGTATTTTTGCGGGACATGGGGGTAAGCGGTTGATTCTATGAGATTCCGGCCGAGTTGCGGAGGACCTTAACCCGGCTCGGCGGAACATGGGGTTGATTTTGGGTAGGAGGGGGAGACGGTAGGGCACCCGCGGGGGATGGTGCCGCGAGAAGGTCGCGCCCAGGTTGGTGGGCAAGAGCCCCTGAAGACGCTCGCACCGCTTTGGGGGATTTTGCGCGTCAAGCCGCGCGCTACAATCGGACAAAAACGAAACCGGGCGGCCTTTGGGGCCGCCCGGGGGAGCTTGGGAACGGGGCATCCGCGGCGGATGCCGCCGCAGGGGAGTTATGGTTTCAGCATCCACTGCAGGGCCGCAGGGAAGCGTCGTGCCCAATCTTGCTCGCTGTGAGTGTGAAGCGGAAAGCTCTGCGACCGGACCGACGTTGACTCATAACCGTGAGCGTGAAAGAGTGAATCCACGCGCGATTGATGAGGTGCATAGAGACTGTCCATTCCTTCATCACCGTGATCAAAGTAGAAGCGCAGCACACCGGGCGCGGGCAAGTTTTCCGCAACATAGTTCAGGTAGGCTTGCGGGATTGGGTCGTTTTGGCGAAAGAGTCCGGTCCAATGCGTCGAGAAGCACAAGACGCCAGCAAAGCGTGCAGGCGTCGTAAGCGCGACCGCCAGAGCGCCGATTGCGCCAGTGCTTGAGCCGCCGATATAGCGGCGGGTGATGTCTGTCGCGTAGCGGCTGTCCACGGACGGAATAACTGTTCCGATGAGATAGTCGAGATACTCGCGCGAACGCGGCGCGTGCACAATCAGCTGCATGAACTCGGCACGTACAGAATCGTCAAGCTTGTCAAGCACATCTACGGGCACGTACTCAGCGCGACGAAACTCCGCGCCGTGCGGAATGCCGACCACGATGAGCGGCTCGATAAATCCAGCGCGAATCATGCTGTCGAGCGATTCATCTATGCGCCATTCAAAGACGTGCGTCGCGAGTGTGTCGAAGAGGTTTTGCCCGTCGTGCATATAGAGCACCGGATAATGCCCCGTGCTGTCGTAGTTCGGCGGCAAATAGACGCGCAGCTCACGCGGCGTAATCGGCTCGGCGGATGCCGAAATGCAGAGACTCAGAAACAGCAGTAGAATTCGTATGCGCATTGTGCATGAAAGACAGGGGCGGCTCATCGCTGAACCGCCCCCGATTGAAAGGAAGAAACCGCGCTACTTCAGCGCGATCGAGCCCGGTTGGTCGGTGATTCCGACTTGGGTAACACGGAAATCAAACGGGCCGCCGCCGTCCCAGATGGCCACGGCGATATAGAGATCCCCCGAGCCGGTGAAGTCGCAAGTGAAGTCTTCCGTCGAACCGGTCGCTTCGCTTTGACATCCGAGTCCGCTGCCGCAGGGTGAGAAGGTGTACACATCATAGTCGTTGCCTTGCGCCGTAGCCACTTCGAAGCGGAAGGTTCCCGTTGTGATGCCCACGCGGAACCAATTCGCCGCACCGCGACCGCCCTGCAGGTCACAGGAATAGATCTGGTTGAGTTGAATGGCAGAGGCCTGATCGCAGGTTGTGGCGCACTGCTGTCCGCCGCCGCCGCAACCCTGAGCGCACGTCGCGCCCTCGGTCCACACTCCGCCGACGCCGTTGCAGTCGGCTTGCGTCGCGTTGTCAGCGCACTGTGTGTTGTTGTTGTAGCAGCAACGGCCGGTAGGATCACCACCGCCGAGCGAACGCACGAAGGTCGAAACAAACGAATGCCAATTCGTGGCGCGCCATTGCAAGCTCGAATAGCTCACCGAGTCGGGCACGTATTGATTCACCTGCCACGGAATATAGACATTCAAACCACCGCGCGGTACAGGCTGCGTCGGTGAGTGGAAGTACGTGTCGGTGAAGGGCACAGCGGCGTTGATGGCGTTGCGCACGTTGTTGCAGTTCGAGACGATCAGGTTAATCGTCGAGAGCGTGGGCTGTGCCTGAATCTGATTGGTGAATTCGCGAATGTCCACATAGGTCGGATTATCAAGATTCGTCGCATGCGTGCTGTTCCACGCATTCAAGACTTCGCCCCAATGCTGGCCGCCTTCCTGCACGAGGATATTGCCGAACGTACCCAGCGCCGCGCCGAGGTTTTGCATTTCGGACATCTTGATCATCGCATAGTGCGTCGTCTTCTGCTTGAACTGCGCGCGTTGGATGACGCTTTCCACAACTTTGCGCGCATAGTTCTCGTTGGACGAGGTCTTGTTGTCTTTGAGCCAGCCCAGCCACAAATCCGCGCCGAGAATATTTTCCATCGGCATCGTGAACTGGCAGCTGGTCATGTATTCGCAGACGCTGCGCAACTCGTAAGCTACTTCAGCCATGCTCATCAGACAGGCATGCCAGGTGAGAATGTCCACGCGTCCGAGGTCGGATGTGGCAATCGCATCACGGCACTCGGGCATCGTCAATAGGCCGCCCGCACCGGCGAGATCATCCGAGCAGCTGCCCGGCCAACCCGCGCCGTGGTCGTCAATAATCAACTGATACCTATTTGCGGGGAAATTCTGCTTGCAGTAGTTGATGAAGGCTTTCAATGTCGCGGGGTCGGACATATCTTTCGTGCCGAGATTCAGAAGCTCTTCGGAGCTTATCGCATTCGGATTCTCGTTCGGGTGAAAGCCAATCTTGTAGTAGCGGGCATTTCCGCCGCCACCGAAGCGCGATACCATGGCGATCATGTGGATGCCATCCTGACTGCCGACCTTCTCCATGTCCTGCACATCCTGCACGATGTAGGACGTACCGTTGTTGGCCTGGTCAAGGTCGTTGTTGCCAGCGCCGTAGAGCATGATGGTCCATTCGGCCTGACCGCCGCCATCGTCGCCGCCGTCGTCGGAGCTGCAGCTTACCAGCAGCGCGGCTGCAAACGCCAGCCCCAGCAGCGCCAACCATAGAATCTTACGATGCCTCATTG of bacterium contains these proteins:
- a CDS encoding site-specific DNA-methyltransferase — encoded protein: MTISPYFNEHGFCLLQGDCRDLLAQFPENHFDMVFADPPYMLSNDGFTVHAGKRASVNKGKWDKSQGLAADFQFHLEWIEACKRVLKPEGTIWISGTYHSIYACGYALQLKGYKLLNDITWFKPNASPNLSCRFFTASHETLLWARKSDKAKHVFNYKEMREGKWGKDFMKKPGKQMRSVWAIGTPPREEKTFGKHPTQKPLELLRRIVLASTHQGALILDPFTGSSTTGLAAVGSGRQFVGMDMEKKYLDLSVKRLKKQMQ
- a CDS encoding alpha/beta hydrolase, giving the protein MRIRILLLFLSLCISASAEPITPRELRVYLPPNYDSTGHYPVLYMHDGQNLFDTLATHVFEWRIDESLDSMIRAGFIEPLIVVGIPHGAEFRRAEYVPVDVLDKLDDSVRAEFMQLIVHAPRSREYLDYLIGTVIPSVDSRYATDITRRYIGGSSTGAIGALAVALTTPARFAGVLCFSTHWTGLFRQNDPIPQAYLNYVAENLPAPGVLRFYFDHGDEGMDSLYAPHQSRVDSLFHAHGYESTSVRSQSFPLHTHSEQDWARRFPAALQWMLKP